The Mesorhizobium sp. M1D.F.Ca.ET.043.01.1.1 genome contains a region encoding:
- a CDS encoding iron-siderophore ABC transporter substrate-binding protein codes for MIETLLAFLLALLPVQPAAADESVPAHAERVATIDWGTAETLLALGITPLGLAESAGYRDWVGSPALPSGVAELGLRATPSLEYLAALKPDVILSTPQFTAIEPVLGRIAPVISLATFTEDLEPYRHAEENTRRLGALTGREQAADDLIAAIDARIAKLKGAVGMAATRPVLVLYFQDDRHAWVFCRGSLFDDVLKRAGLKNAWTGAGNFWGFANAGVDQLFAARDAAVLVIEPVPPAVRAKLAARDGLLGQLPAFAPGNYEILPSVWGFGGLPSAGRFADLLREHARLFERGHAS; via the coding sequence GTGATCGAAACGCTTTTGGCATTCCTGCTTGCGCTGCTGCCGGTGCAGCCGGCGGCGGCCGATGAATCCGTGCCGGCGCATGCCGAGCGGGTTGCGACCATCGATTGGGGCACGGCGGAGACACTGCTGGCGCTGGGCATCACGCCGCTCGGGCTTGCCGAAAGCGCCGGCTATCGCGACTGGGTCGGCTCGCCCGCCCTGCCCTCCGGTGTCGCCGAACTTGGCCTCAGAGCCACGCCAAGCCTGGAATATCTGGCGGCGCTGAAGCCGGACGTGATCCTGTCGACGCCGCAGTTCACGGCGATCGAGCCGGTGCTTGGCAGGATAGCGCCGGTCATCAGCCTCGCCACCTTCACCGAAGACCTCGAGCCCTACCGGCATGCCGAAGAGAACACGAGGCGGCTCGGAGCGCTTACCGGTCGCGAGCAGGCGGCGGACGATCTCATCGCCGCTATCGACGCGCGCATCGCCAAGCTCAAAGGTGCCGTCGGCATGGCGGCAACCAGACCCGTGCTGGTGCTCTACTTCCAGGACGACCGCCACGCCTGGGTGTTCTGCCGCGGCAGCCTGTTCGACGACGTGCTGAAGCGCGCCGGGCTGAAGAACGCCTGGACGGGCGCAGGCAATTTCTGGGGTTTTGCGAATGCAGGCGTCGACCAGCTCTTCGCCGCCCGCGACGCAGCCGTGCTGGTGATCGAGCCGGTGCCGCCCGCAGTGCGGGCCAAGCTTGCGGCGCGCGACGGCCTGCTCGGCCAGCTGCCGGCCTTCGCACCCGGCAACTATGAAATCCTGCCCAGCGTGTGGGGGTTCGGCGGCTTGCCGTCCGCCGGTCGTTTCGCCGATCTCTTGCGCGAGCACGCTCGCCTTTTTGAGCGCGGCCATGCTTCATGA
- the fhuB gene encoding Fe(3+)-hydroxamate ABC transporter permease FhuB, translating into MLHDRRRLGAFFAGGVYLLLVAGLIAHNIAAIQGSEAVRALLLDYAYWPRLTVSLLAGAALGLAGVLMQQVLQNPLAAPETLGVNAGAHLALTIGLLASPALHAAHPELLAIAGAFAAWGLIAAVGWRWRADPTTLILAGFVVSFALGSISSLLMLLNQQYLASMFIWGAGSLVEDGWTGVEQLALRVAVGATVTAALARPLLILGFGDQQAKSLGLTRLLKPLLLATAVLLSASVAAAVGIIGFVGLAAPHLARVLGAEKLGERLVAAPLAGTGLVLLVDQLVQLLPPGQAANLPTGAVTALIGAPMLILLLRRVPRLMLETGAGIATRLGGGSARRPMVVLAGLAVALALVLALAFLLGRAPDGFGLHPEAFSWRLPRVTAACGAGLGLGVAGCLVQRLFANPMASPEILGIGGGVAMGLIAALLLFADSSAAVQLLGATVGALAVTGAILLLGLDRGFTPERLLLTGIAITALLDASSLLFLALGDPRSGQVLAWLSGSTYWVELDFAVVVLCAGLVGLALSAFACRWLEILPLGAGVAISLGIPLRTARLAVLVLAAITTAAAALVVGPMSFVGLLAPHLAGLLDLRRAGPQLFGAALVGAALVVFADWTGRIVFAPTELPAGVLSVLIGSAAVIGIVMARRVR; encoded by the coding sequence ATGCTTCATGACCGCCGCCGTCTCGGGGCCTTTTTCGCGGGCGGCGTCTATCTGTTGCTCGTCGCCGGACTGATCGCCCACAACATCGCCGCCATCCAAGGCAGCGAAGCGGTGCGCGCGCTGCTGCTCGACTATGCCTATTGGCCGCGGCTGACCGTCTCGCTGCTGGCGGGCGCGGCACTTGGCCTCGCCGGCGTCCTGATGCAGCAGGTGCTCCAGAATCCGCTCGCCGCGCCCGAGACGCTCGGCGTCAATGCCGGCGCGCATCTGGCACTGACCATCGGCCTGCTCGCTTCGCCGGCCTTGCATGCCGCGCATCCGGAGCTGCTGGCGATCGCCGGCGCCTTCGCCGCCTGGGGACTGATCGCGGCGGTCGGCTGGCGCTGGCGCGCCGACCCCACGACGTTGATCCTCGCCGGCTTCGTCGTCAGCTTCGCGCTGGGCTCGATCTCGAGCCTCCTGATGCTGCTCAACCAGCAATATCTCGCCTCGATGTTCATCTGGGGCGCCGGCTCGCTGGTCGAGGACGGCTGGACCGGCGTCGAGCAACTGGCGCTGCGCGTCGCCGTCGGCGCGACCGTCACCGCCGCCCTGGCGCGGCCGCTGCTGATCCTCGGCTTCGGCGACCAGCAGGCAAAAAGCCTCGGCCTGACCAGGCTCTTGAAGCCGCTGCTTCTGGCCACAGCCGTGCTGCTCTCGGCAAGCGTGGCGGCCGCCGTCGGCATCATCGGCTTTGTCGGCCTCGCCGCGCCGCATCTGGCGCGCGTGCTCGGCGCCGAAAAACTCGGCGAGCGGCTCGTCGCCGCGCCGCTCGCCGGTACCGGCCTCGTGCTCCTCGTCGACCAGCTCGTCCAGCTTCTGCCGCCCGGCCAGGCCGCGAACCTGCCGACCGGCGCGGTCACCGCGCTGATCGGCGCGCCGATGCTGATCCTTTTGCTGCGCCGCGTGCCGCGCCTGATGCTGGAGACAGGCGCAGGCATCGCCACCCGTCTCGGCGGCGGCAGCGCAAGGCGGCCAATGGTCGTGCTTGCCGGCCTGGCCGTCGCGCTCGCTCTTGTGCTTGCTCTTGCCTTCCTCCTCGGCCGCGCGCCCGACGGCTTCGGCCTCCACCCGGAGGCCTTCTCCTGGCGCCTGCCGCGCGTCACCGCCGCCTGCGGCGCGGGGCTTGGACTCGGCGTCGCCGGCTGCCTCGTCCAGCGCCTGTTCGCCAACCCGATGGCGAGCCCGGAAATCCTCGGCATCGGCGGCGGCGTCGCCATGGGGCTGATCGCGGCGCTGCTTCTCTTCGCCGACTCCAGCGCCGCGGTTCAGCTTCTCGGCGCGACGGTCGGCGCGTTGGCGGTCACCGGCGCGATCCTGCTGCTCGGCCTCGACCGCGGCTTCACGCCGGAGCGGCTGCTCTTGACCGGCATCGCCATCACCGCCCTGCTCGACGCTTCGAGCCTGCTGTTTCTTGCGCTCGGCGACCCGCGCTCGGGCCAGGTGCTGGCCTGGCTGAGCGGCTCGACTTATTGGGTGGAGCTCGACTTCGCGGTCGTCGTGCTCTGCGCCGGTCTCGTCGGGCTAGCGCTCTCGGCATTTGCCTGCCGCTGGCTGGAGATCCTGCCGCTCGGCGCCGGCGTCGCCATAAGCCTCGGCATTCCGCTCCGTACGGCGCGGCTCGCGGTGCTGGTGCTCGCGGCGATCACGACGGCGGCCGCGGCGCTGGTCGTCGGCCCGATGAGTTTTGTCGGGCTGCTTGCCCCACATCTGGCAGGCCTGCTCGACTTGAGGCGCGCCGGGCCGCAACTGTTCGGCGCGGCGCTGGTGGGAGCAGCGCTGGTGGTGTTTGCCGATTGGACCGGGCGCATCGTGTTTGCACCGACTGAGCTGCCAGCGGGGGTGCTTTCGGTGCTGATCGGGAGCGCCGCCGTGATCGGGATTGTTATGGCGCGGCGGGTACGTTGA
- a CDS encoding 3-keto-5-aminohexanoate cleavage protein codes for MIVQACINGARPADFHPALPLDPDAMARDGAASIAAGAAELHVHARGADRQESLAPEAMDRTVAALRRACPGTLIGVSTGAWIEKDDRRTLAAIAGWHELPDYASVNLSEAAAPEVMEALRGRGVGIEAGLASIGDALRLAGLDHGGRVLRVLIEISEQTLDEAFAIANGVEKVLQREGIRRSILLHGENATVWPFVQRAAVRKFSTRVGLEDGKELPDGSVAEGNTALVKAAVGICRKP; via the coding sequence ATGATCGTCCAGGCTTGCATCAACGGCGCGCGTCCCGCCGATTTCCATCCGGCGCTTCCGCTCGACCCGGATGCCATGGCGCGCGACGGCGCGGCCTCGATCGCGGCGGGCGCTGCCGAACTGCATGTCCATGCGCGCGGCGCCGACCGGCAGGAAAGCCTGGCGCCCGAGGCGATGGACCGGACGGTGGCGGCGCTGCGCCGCGCCTGCCCGGGCACGCTGATCGGCGTCTCCACCGGTGCCTGGATCGAGAAGGACGACAGGCGCACGCTTGCCGCCATCGCCGGCTGGCATGAACTGCCCGACTACGCCTCGGTCAACCTCAGCGAGGCGGCGGCGCCCGAAGTAATGGAGGCCCTGCGCGGCCGCGGCGTCGGCATCGAGGCGGGGCTGGCATCGATCGGCGACGCGCTCAGGCTCGCCGGCCTCGACCATGGCGGGCGGGTGCTGCGCGTGCTGATCGAGATTTCCGAGCAGACGCTGGACGAGGCTTTTGCCATCGCCAACGGCGTCGAAAAGGTGCTGCAGCGCGAAGGCATACGACGTTCCATCCTGCTGCATGGCGAGAATGCGACCGTATGGCCCTTCGTCCAACGGGCGGCGGTGCGGAAATTCTCCACCCGTGTCGGGCTGGAGGACGGGAAGGAATTGCCGGACGGCAGCGTGGCCGAAGGGAATACGGCGCTGGTGAAGGCGGCGGTGGGGATTTGTCGCAAACCGTGA
- a CDS encoding GFA family protein yields the protein MVTRRAQCSCGQLSATCVGEPVRISVCHCLDCKRRTGSAFSYNVRFAEGDVSIEGRSAQFTRVGDQGGRVIYSFCPDCGSNVHYRIDTQPGLIAIPVGAFADPSFPPPFQSFYHDSRRCEWVEINAEPLAKFG from the coding sequence ATGGTGACCCGTCGCGCCCAATGTTCCTGCGGTCAGCTGTCGGCCACTTGCGTGGGCGAGCCGGTGCGTATCTCGGTGTGCCATTGCCTCGACTGCAAGCGGCGTACCGGCAGCGCCTTCAGCTACAATGTCCGGTTTGCCGAAGGCGACGTTTCGATCGAGGGGCGGTCAGCGCAATTCACGCGCGTCGGCGACCAGGGTGGCCGCGTCATTTACAGCTTCTGTCCGGACTGCGGCAGCAATGTCCACTATCGCATCGACACGCAGCCCGGCCTGATTGCCATTCCGGTGGGCGCATTCGCCGATCCGTCGTTCCCGCCGCCCTTCCAGTCCTTCTATCATGACAGCCGGCGCTGCGAGTGGGTCGAGATAAACGCCGAGCCTTTGGCGAAATTCGGCTGA
- the add gene encoding adenosine deaminase, with amino-acid sequence MIRNCEEAGIPLRAPRERLFEAHDLKSFLEMLDWLCGTFRTREQLAVTAYKFARRMAGSGVRYADVIVNPTHWPHWHRNIPGMIDAFDAGFAAAEQDGYPPVGLCVSLLRIQSAEDATELVELLGRIRHPRVVALSIDGNEATAGRTGPRFAEAFRRAAAAGLRRTVHAGESSGPEGVRDAIELLGADRIDHGVRAIEEPALVELLAQRRIPLGVCPISNIALGIYPSLAEHPIDALRKAGVPVSINTDDPTLLDTTLEASYAACAETFAWNGETIRQLAATSVNASYADTAVKARILADLAVWRA; translated from the coding sequence GTGATCAGGAATTGCGAGGAGGCAGGCATTCCGCTGCGCGCGCCGCGCGAAAGGCTCTTCGAGGCGCACGATCTGAAGAGCTTCCTCGAAATGCTCGACTGGCTGTGCGGTACGTTCCGCACGCGCGAGCAACTGGCCGTTACCGCCTATAAATTTGCGCGGCGCATGGCCGGGAGCGGCGTGCGCTACGCCGACGTTATCGTCAACCCGACCCACTGGCCGCACTGGCACCGGAACATCCCCGGCATGATCGACGCCTTCGACGCGGGTTTCGCCGCCGCCGAGCAGGATGGGTACCCGCCGGTCGGGCTCTGCGTCAGCCTGCTGCGCATCCAGTCGGCCGAGGACGCGACCGAGCTGGTGGAGTTGCTGGGCAGGATCAGGCACCCGCGCGTCGTTGCCCTTTCGATCGACGGAAACGAAGCGACCGCAGGCCGGACCGGCCCGCGCTTCGCCGAGGCGTTCCGGCGCGCCGCCGCGGCCGGATTGCGGCGGACCGTTCATGCCGGCGAGTCGAGTGGTCCCGAGGGAGTCCGCGACGCCATCGAACTGCTTGGCGCCGACCGCATCGATCACGGCGTGCGGGCGATCGAGGAGCCGGCTTTGGTCGAGCTGCTTGCACAGAGGCGGATTCCGCTTGGCGTCTGCCCGATCTCCAACATCGCGCTCGGCATCTATCCGTCGCTTGCCGAACATCCGATCGATGCGCTTCGCAAGGCCGGCGTCCCGGTCTCGATCAACACCGACGATCCGACGCTGCTCGACACGACGCTCGAAGCGTCTTACGCCGCCTGCGCGGAGACCTTCGCCTGGAACGGCGAAACAATCCGCCAGCTCGCCGCGACATCGGTGAATGCGAGCTATGCCGACACTGCGGTGAAGGCGCGGATCCTGGCGGATCTGGCGGTGTGGCGGGCCTGA
- a CDS encoding Gfo/Idh/MocA family oxidoreductase, producing the protein MRLLILGTGWMAQEHARRFSAIEGVDIVGAVDVDPARVGEYADAYNIPKRFTSLEAALDWGDFDAVANVTPDRIHHPTTMALIAAGKPVLCEKPLAENFGKASEMADAAEAAGVVNMVNLTYRNVAALQKARQMVQHGEIGTVRHVEASYLQSWLVSKFWGDWRSDPKWLWRLSRGHGSNGVLGDVGIHILDFASYGAALDIDHVFCRLRAFDKAPGNRIGDYQLDANDSFAMTLDFANGAFGVVHASRWATGHLNELRLRIYGDKGGIEVVHNLEGSMLKACVGADVENAKWETLDAGTVPTNYQRFVDAVGSGAQTEPNFRHAAGLQKVLDLAVVSDEKRAELRANADTQ; encoded by the coding sequence ATGCGACTTTTGATACTCGGTACCGGCTGGATGGCGCAGGAGCACGCCCGCCGCTTCAGCGCCATCGAGGGCGTCGACATCGTCGGCGCCGTCGATGTCGATCCGGCGCGCGTCGGCGAGTATGCCGACGCCTATAATATTCCGAAGCGTTTCACCTCGCTGGAAGCGGCGCTCGACTGGGGCGATTTCGACGCGGTCGCCAATGTCACGCCCGACCGCATCCACCATCCCACCACCATGGCGCTGATTGCCGCCGGCAAGCCGGTGCTTTGCGAAAAGCCGCTGGCCGAGAATTTCGGCAAGGCGAGCGAGATGGCCGATGCGGCGGAAGCCGCCGGTGTCGTCAACATGGTGAACCTCACCTATCGCAATGTGGCGGCGCTGCAGAAGGCGCGCCAGATGGTGCAGCACGGCGAGATCGGCACGGTGCGCCACGTCGAGGCGTCCTATCTGCAGAGCTGGCTGGTGTCGAAATTCTGGGGCGACTGGCGCAGCGACCCGAAATGGCTGTGGCGGCTGTCGCGCGGCCACGGCTCGAACGGCGTGCTTGGCGACGTCGGCATCCACATCCTCGATTTCGCGAGCTATGGCGCTGCCCTCGACATCGACCATGTCTTCTGCCGGCTGCGCGCCTTTGACAAGGCGCCGGGAAACCGCATCGGCGACTATCAGCTCGACGCCAATGACAGCTTCGCCATGACGCTCGACTTCGCCAACGGCGCCTTCGGCGTGGTGCATGCCAGCCGCTGGGCGACCGGCCATCTCAACGAGCTTCGCCTGCGCATCTATGGCGACAAGGGCGGCATCGAGGTGGTGCACAATCTCGAAGGGTCGATGCTCAAGGCCTGCGTTGGCGCCGACGTCGAGAACGCCAAGTGGGAAACGCTCGACGCCGGCACGGTGCCGACCAATTACCAGCGCTTTGTCGATGCCGTCGGCAGCGGCGCGCAGACCGAGCCGAACTTCCGCCACGCGGCGGGCCTGCAGAAGGTGCTGGACCTGGCGGTGGTGTCGGACGAGAAGCGCGCCGAACTGAGGGCCAATGCGGACACGCAGTGA
- a CDS encoding ThuA domain-containing protein yields MTIRAVVWGENIHERTNEVVAGIYPEGMHTTIANALNADEAISASTATLEQPEHGLPEARLAETDVLVWWGHKDHGAVADEVVERVARRVWEGMGLIVLHSGHFSKIFKRLMGTPCTLKWREAGERERLWVTSPSHPIAEGIGEYFELENEEMYGEQFAVPEPLETVFISWFQGGEVFRSGLTYRRGAGNVFYFRPGHETYPTYHDATVHKVLRNAVKWANNPQGAKPAILNAPNVPVEKALEPIVERGGKLHAAAEGGFR; encoded by the coding sequence ATGACAATACGCGCTGTCGTCTGGGGCGAGAACATCCATGAGCGGACCAACGAGGTGGTGGCCGGCATCTATCCGGAAGGGATGCACACGACCATCGCCAACGCGCTCAACGCCGACGAGGCGATCTCCGCCTCGACGGCGACGCTGGAGCAGCCGGAGCACGGCCTGCCGGAGGCGCGCCTCGCCGAGACCGACGTGCTCGTCTGGTGGGGCCATAAGGACCACGGCGCGGTGGCCGACGAGGTGGTCGAGCGCGTCGCCCGCCGGGTGTGGGAAGGCATGGGGCTGATCGTGCTCCATTCCGGCCATTTCTCGAAGATTTTCAAGCGGCTGATGGGCACGCCCTGCACGCTGAAATGGCGCGAGGCCGGCGAGCGCGAGCGGCTCTGGGTCACGAGCCCCAGCCACCCGATCGCCGAAGGCATCGGCGAATATTTCGAGCTTGAGAACGAGGAGATGTATGGCGAGCAGTTCGCCGTGCCGGAGCCGCTGGAGACGGTGTTCATCTCCTGGTTCCAGGGCGGCGAGGTGTTCCGCTCGGGGCTGACCTACCGGCGCGGCGCCGGCAATGTCTTCTACTTCCGCCCCGGACACGAAACCTACCCGACCTATCATGACGCCACGGTGCACAAGGTGCTGCGCAACGCGGTGAAGTGGGCGAATAACCCGCAAGGGGCAAAGCCTGCCATCCTCAACGCGCCGAACGTGCCGGTCGAGAAGGCGCTGGAGCCGATCGTAGAGCGCGGCGGCAAGCTGCACGCGGCCGCCGAGGGCGGCTTCCGCTAA
- a CDS encoding DUF4239 domain-containing protein, which translates to MGEVLVGAAIFACLAGASLVSLMVHERFPSHHLGDDTSAVVRLAANLFVVMSSLVLGLMINSAKNTFESINGNVHTFATDLILLDRTLRHYGPETDSARQSLTAYVQRVVDTSTADSNTTVVPSRLSELLLNQVGDILAGLAPTDAKQIAAQQAATQQLQKVIEQRWILAEQSEGAIPAPLIALLVAWLTLIFASFGFRAPRNATIVFTCLISGALVAAAIYLIIDMDSPFSGPIQVSPAPLQRALAELTQ; encoded by the coding sequence ATGGGCGAAGTGCTTGTAGGGGCTGCGATCTTTGCTTGCCTGGCCGGGGCCTCGCTGGTCAGCCTGATGGTGCACGAGCGCTTCCCCAGCCACCACCTTGGGGACGACACCAGCGCGGTAGTGCGGCTTGCTGCGAACCTTTTCGTGGTGATGTCCTCGCTGGTGCTCGGCCTGATGATCAACTCGGCCAAGAACACGTTCGAGTCCATCAATGGCAACGTACACACCTTCGCCACCGATCTCATTCTGCTCGACCGAACGCTGCGACATTACGGACCAGAGACGGACAGCGCCCGGCAGTCGCTCACCGCCTACGTGCAGCGCGTCGTCGACACCTCGACCGCCGACAGCAACACGACCGTCGTCCCGAGCAGGCTGTCGGAACTGCTGCTCAATCAGGTCGGCGACATCCTGGCGGGGTTGGCGCCTACCGATGCCAAACAGATCGCCGCGCAGCAGGCCGCGACACAGCAGCTGCAGAAGGTGATCGAGCAACGCTGGATACTGGCCGAGCAGTCCGAGGGCGCCATCCCCGCGCCGCTGATCGCCCTGCTCGTGGCCTGGCTGACGCTGATCTTCGCCAGCTTCGGCTTTCGGGCGCCGCGCAATGCCACCATTGTCTTTACGTGCCTGATTTCCGGGGCACTGGTGGCGGCGGCGATCTACCTGATCATCGATATGGACTCGCCCTTCTCAGGCCCGATCCAGGTCTCGCCGGCGCCGCTGCAAAGGGCGCTGGCGGAACTGACGCAGTGA
- a CDS encoding glycosyltransferase gives MRILLSTYGSRGDVEPVVALGARLQALGAEVRVSIPGDEEFAALCARAGVPLVPAFSPVREWVKEMTRRRASASPESVAALISRQAAEILARQYEALAAAAEGCDAVVACGLFPSCAAARLVAEQKGMRYILGTFCPIWLPSAHHRPHEYPGHPLPAGVSDNRLLWETDIATKNALFGEAINRHRASLGLPAVENVRDYVFGDPVLLACDPTLGSWPPSDMTDALQTGAWILADERPLAEGLEAFLDARAPPVYVGFGSIAVASEAGRAAIEAIRAKRRRSVIAHGWAELELIDDHDDCFAVGDVNQQALFGRVAAVIHHGGAGTTVAAARAGAPQVVVPQIGDQPYWARRVAELGIGAAHDGPVPTAESLSEGLETALAPETRVRANAVARLIRADGAEVAAKLLVEVLAQPGR, from the coding sequence ATGCGGATTTTATTGTCGACCTACGGCTCGCGCGGCGACGTCGAGCCGGTGGTGGCGCTCGGGGCGCGGCTGCAGGCGCTTGGCGCCGAGGTGCGGGTGAGTATCCCCGGCGACGAGGAATTTGCCGCGCTCTGCGCCCGCGCCGGCGTGCCGCTGGTGCCGGCCTTCTCGCCGGTGCGCGAATGGGTGAAGGAGATGACGCGCCGCAGGGCATCGGCGTCGCCCGAGAGCGTGGCCGCGCTCATCTCCCGCCAGGCCGCCGAGATCCTCGCCAGACAATACGAAGCGCTGGCCGCAGCCGCCGAAGGCTGCGATGCCGTGGTGGCGTGTGGCCTTTTTCCTTCCTGCGCCGCCGCGCGGCTGGTCGCCGAGCAGAAGGGCATGCGCTACATCCTCGGCACCTTCTGTCCCATCTGGCTGCCGTCGGCACATCACCGGCCGCACGAATATCCGGGACATCCGCTTCCAGCCGGGGTGAGCGATAATCGGCTGCTGTGGGAGACGGATATCGCGACAAAGAATGCGCTGTTCGGCGAGGCGATCAACCGCCACCGCGCGTCGCTCGGATTGCCCGCGGTGGAGAATGTCCGCGACTATGTCTTCGGCGATCCTGTCTTGCTCGCATGCGACCCGACACTCGGGTCGTGGCCGCCCTCGGACATGACAGACGCCTTGCAGACCGGTGCCTGGATCCTGGCCGACGAGCGGCCGCTTGCCGAGGGGCTGGAAGCGTTCCTCGATGCACGCGCGCCGCCGGTCTATGTCGGCTTCGGCTCGATTGCGGTCGCCAGCGAGGCCGGCCGGGCCGCCATCGAGGCGATCCGCGCCAAGCGCCGGCGCTCGGTCATCGCGCATGGCTGGGCCGAGCTTGAACTGATCGACGACCACGACGACTGCTTCGCTGTCGGCGATGTCAACCAGCAGGCGCTGTTTGGCCGCGTGGCGGCGGTCATCCATCACGGCGGCGCCGGCACGACCGTTGCCGCCGCGCGGGCAGGGGCGCCGCAGGTGGTGGTGCCCCAGATCGGCGACCAGCCCTACTGGGCCCGTCGCGTCGCTGAGCTCGGCATAGGTGCCGCGCATGACGGCCCTGTGCCGACTGCGGAGTCATTGTCGGAGGGGCTGGAGACGGCGCTCGCGCCCGAAACCCGCGTCCGAGCGAACGCGGTCGCCCGCCTGATCCGCGCCGACGGCGCCGAGGTGGCTGCTAAGCTGCTGGTCGAGGTCCTGGCCCAGCCCGGCCGGTGA